The sequence below is a genomic window from Methanosarcinales archaeon.
AACTAAAATAATATCATTTTTAATTGAAATTAATATTTCTGGTAAAATTAGCGTGAATAAAGATGAAATCTTTAAAAATGTTTGTAATAAAAATTTTGGTAATGTATCTAGATTGGAATCCAAAAAAATTAATTGTATCCTTCATTTACTGAAAAGACAACATTATTTACAATAATCTAAAACATGGGGTGGATGTATATGACTGAATATAATTTTGATAAGAAACTCACAGAATTGGCTTCAAAAGCAAAGGATGAATATATATTATCAAAAATAAATAAGGAAACAAGAGTACCCACTAGAGATTTTTCAAAAGAGGATTTGGAGGCTCTCCTAGATTCTTTTATAAGTAGATACGATATATCTCTAGATAAATTCGACTCAACTAAAAAAACCAAAATAATACTACCGATTTATTCACAAATTGAATTAGAACCAAAATTATCTTACATGTTTTATACACCTTATATTCAAAGAATGGCTTTTATAAAACAGCTTTCATTTTCTTACATGACATATCCTGGTGCGTTACATTCTCGTATTGAACATTCATTGGGAGTATCGCATTTAATTGGTGTATTTTGTAATTTTTTACAAAAACATGATTCAAATTTAAATCAGGAAATTATTATATCTGCTAAAATAGCAGGTCTGCTTCATGATGCAGGCCATGGTCCTTGTGGACACTCTCTAGAACTATTAAAATCTTGTATTTCTC
It includes:
- a CDS encoding HD domain-containing protein, encoding MTEYNFDKKLTELASKAKDEYILSKINKETRVPTRDFSKEDLEALLDSFISRYDISLDKFDSTKKTKIILPIYSQIELEPKLSYMFYTPYIQRMAFIKQLSFSYMTYPGALHSRIEHSLGVSHLIGVFCNFLQKHDSNLNQEIIISAKIAGLLHDAGHGPCGHSLELLKSCISPKKGQGDFRKLDKLLICDELNNNNSNIRRALDNIEVDYKFIEQLLGCNEGINNQLIYLTDLFDSAIDADRLDYLARDANHTWKVSIHREQKKLEKAQYI